Proteins encoded within one genomic window of Nonomuraea gerenzanensis:
- a CDS encoding protein kinase family protein codes for MTGERLGGGNDTGAVRVGATVRRPVREWTASVHELLRHLERKGFEGAPRVLGVEAGGYEVLTYLEGDTMGDAPVWPSWTRTEDTLVQVAQWLRAYHEAVADFVPSAGARWRSGGRWSPGLVIGHNDAGPANAAYRDGRLAGFFDWDFAGPTTVDAEVALVAHCWVPLHARHVDASTGFTAFEARPARLRRFLDAYGWRGRPEVLVRNVQGQLAERAALIRRLGHGGEGLYGRLLRRGVAEQLDQAVHELDEFSG; via the coding sequence ATGACCGGGGAGCGGCTCGGCGGGGGGAACGACACGGGCGCGGTCCGCGTGGGCGCCACGGTGCGGCGGCCGGTGCGGGAGTGGACGGCCTCGGTCCACGAGCTGCTGCGTCACCTGGAGCGCAAGGGGTTCGAGGGGGCTCCCCGGGTGCTGGGCGTCGAGGCCGGCGGGTACGAGGTGCTCACGTACCTGGAGGGCGACACCATGGGCGACGCGCCGGTGTGGCCGTCGTGGACCCGCACCGAGGACACGCTCGTGCAGGTGGCGCAGTGGCTGCGCGCCTATCACGAGGCCGTGGCCGACTTCGTGCCGTCCGCGGGCGCCCGCTGGCGCTCGGGCGGGCGGTGGTCGCCGGGGCTGGTGATCGGCCACAACGACGCGGGGCCCGCCAACGCCGCCTACCGGGACGGGCGGCTGGCCGGCTTCTTCGACTGGGACTTCGCCGGGCCGACCACGGTGGACGCCGAGGTGGCGCTGGTGGCGCACTGCTGGGTGCCGCTGCACGCCCGGCACGTGGACGCCTCGACGGGGTTCACCGCGTTCGAGGCCCGGCCGGCCAGGCTGCGCCGGTTCCTGGACGCCTACGGGTGGCGGGGCAGGCCCGAGGTGCTCGTCAGGAACGTGCAGGGGCAGCTCGCCGAGCGGGCCGCGCTGATCCGCCGCCTGGGACACGGGGGTGAGGGGCTCTACGGCAGGCTGCTGCGGCGCGGGGTGGCCGAGCAGCTCGATCAGGCCGTGCACGAACTCGACGAGTTTTCCGGCTGA
- a CDS encoding beta-N-acetylhexosaminidase — protein sequence MHVVPLPRDLSPTGPGALRLGGSPRVAVPSDHLLGLGQVVAGLLEGTAQVGGAAELVLALDETASEGEEYTLVVTEAGATVSAGSAAGLFRGATTVAQLVTPERTVPCVRVSDGPALAWRGLSLDVARHFFPVEQVKRVVDLLALYKFNVLHLHLSDSQAWRLEIGAWPRLTGPERYTHDDYREIVAYAAERFVTVVPELDMPGHVLAAVRAYPELGGLDEPAHPLVPFLDPRAEVVWRFVADVLGEVAALTPGPYLHLGGDEAFGMPEELYTAFVSRALGLARATGKRVVGWQEVSRSGALTPADLVQCWVGDGDAFDAEAARKTAPPRYHPLIDLAARAFEQAPHDVPGAVAAGAAVLASPSRVLYLDRRYAEPSVLPEQNERRERVGFASYRPMTSRQYFAWQPGELVEIPRGARLAGVEAAVWCETVGSFDDLAFLLLPRLAGIAEKAWTERATTWEDYRERVAAHTSWWERLGWGGYYRSAELFPART from the coding sequence ATGCATGTCGTACCGCTCCCCCGTGACCTGTCGCCCACCGGGCCGGGCGCGCTCCGGCTCGGCGGCTCCCCGCGGGTCGCGGTGCCGTCCGATCACCTGCTCGGGCTGGGGCAGGTGGTCGCCGGCCTGCTCGAAGGCACCGCCCAGGTGGGCGGGGCGGCGGAGCTGGTGCTCGCGCTCGACGAGACGGCGAGCGAGGGTGAGGAGTACACGCTCGTGGTGACCGAGGCGGGCGCCACGGTCAGCGCCGGGTCGGCGGCGGGCCTGTTCCGGGGCGCGACGACCGTGGCGCAGCTCGTCACGCCGGAGCGCACGGTGCCGTGCGTGCGGGTGAGCGACGGCCCGGCCCTGGCCTGGCGCGGCCTGTCGCTGGACGTGGCGCGCCACTTCTTCCCGGTCGAGCAGGTCAAGCGGGTCGTCGACCTGCTGGCGCTGTACAAGTTCAACGTCCTGCACCTGCATCTGAGCGACAGCCAGGCCTGGCGGCTGGAGATCGGCGCGTGGCCCCGGCTCACCGGGCCCGAGCGCTACACGCACGACGACTACCGGGAGATCGTCGCCTATGCGGCGGAGCGCTTCGTCACGGTGGTGCCCGAGCTGGACATGCCGGGGCACGTGCTGGCCGCCGTCCGGGCCTACCCCGAGCTGGGCGGCCTGGACGAGCCCGCGCATCCGCTCGTCCCGTTCCTCGACCCACGGGCCGAGGTGGTGTGGCGGTTCGTCGCGGACGTGCTGGGCGAGGTCGCGGCGCTCACCCCGGGGCCGTACCTGCATCTCGGCGGCGACGAGGCGTTCGGCATGCCGGAGGAGCTGTACACGGCGTTCGTGTCCAGGGCGCTCGGGCTGGCCAGGGCGACGGGCAAGCGGGTCGTGGGCTGGCAGGAGGTGAGCCGCTCGGGGGCGCTCACCCCCGCCGACCTCGTGCAGTGCTGGGTGGGCGACGGGGACGCGTTCGACGCCGAGGCCGCGCGGAAGACCGCGCCGCCCCGGTACCACCCGCTCATCGACCTCGCGGCGCGGGCGTTCGAGCAGGCGCCGCACGACGTGCCCGGCGCGGTGGCGGCGGGCGCCGCCGTGCTGGCCTCGCCGAGCCGGGTGCTCTACCTGGACCGGCGGTACGCGGAGCCCTCGGTGCTGCCGGAGCAGAACGAGCGGCGGGAACGGGTCGGCTTCGCCTCCTACCGGCCGATGACGAGCAGGCAGTACTTCGCCTGGCAGCCGGGCGAGCTGGTGGAGATCCCCCGTGGCGCCCGGCTGGCCGGGGTGGAGGCGGCCGTGTGGTGCGAGACCGTCGGGAGCTTCGACGACCTGGCGTTCCTGCTGCTGCCCCGGCTGGCCGGGATCGCCGAGAAGGCGTGGACGGAGCGGGCCACGACCTGGGAGGACTACCGGGAGCGGGTCGCCGCCCACACCTCCTGGTGGGAGCGGCTCGGATGGGGCGGCTACTACCGCTCCGCCGAGCTCTTCCCCGCGCGGACGTAG
- a CDS encoding ABC transporter ATP-binding protein: MNALLTVDDLHVSFPGRGRRAPRTEVLRGVSFAIAPGETLGLVGESGSGKTTIGRAVLGLVPVASGTITFGGRRIDGLTGRRRRELARDLQVIFQDPYTSLNPARTVGDTLAEPLLGLGARVARERVARLLDRVHLPADAARRLPREFSGGQRQRVAIARALAIDPKLIVCDEPVSALDLTTQRTVLDLLLEIQQQSGVSYLFVSHDLAVVRFMAHRVAVIHRGELVETGSAAEVTGAPRHPYTRGLLLAAPVADVAAQRARREAFEAYVRAGKSSAER; the protein is encoded by the coding sequence TTGAACGCCCTGCTCACGGTCGACGACCTGCACGTCTCCTTCCCCGGCAGGGGCCGGCGGGCACCGCGTACGGAGGTGCTGCGCGGCGTGTCGTTCGCCATCGCGCCCGGCGAGACCCTGGGCCTGGTGGGGGAGTCGGGCTCCGGCAAGACCACGATCGGCCGGGCCGTGCTCGGCCTGGTGCCGGTCGCGTCGGGGACGATCACGTTCGGCGGGCGGCGCATCGACGGCCTCACCGGCCGGCGGCGCCGGGAGCTGGCCCGTGATCTGCAGGTCATCTTCCAGGACCCGTACACCTCGCTCAACCCCGCGCGGACGGTCGGCGACACGCTCGCGGAACCCCTGCTCGGGCTGGGCGCCCGCGTGGCGCGCGAGCGGGTGGCCCGGCTGCTCGACCGCGTCCACCTGCCCGCCGACGCCGCGCGGCGGCTGCCGCGCGAGTTCTCCGGCGGGCAGCGGCAGCGGGTGGCGATCGCCCGCGCGCTGGCGATCGACCCCAAGCTGATCGTGTGCGACGAGCCGGTCTCCGCGCTCGACCTCACCACCCAGCGGACGGTGCTCGACCTGCTGCTGGAGATCCAGCAGCAGTCGGGCGTCTCCTACCTGTTCGTCTCGCACGACCTGGCGGTGGTGCGCTTCATGGCGCACCGGGTGGCGGTCATCCACCGGGGTGAGCTGGTGGAGACGGGCTCGGCTGCGGAGGTGACCGGGGCGCCGCGCCACCCGTACACGCGGGGGCTGCTGCTGGCGGCGCCGGTCGCCGACGTCGCGGCTCAGCGGGCCCGGCGCGAGGCGTTCGAGGCCTACGTCCGCGCGGGGAAGAGCTCGGCGGAGCGGTAG
- a CDS encoding dipeptide/oligopeptide/nickel ABC transporter permease/ATP-binding protein — MTTLARTLRHPLGLVSALALAAILLAVLFAPALSPQPPDVSSLRDAFAGPSAGHPLGFDSAGRDILARLLHGGRNTLGGAALALAVALALGVPAGLLAGYYGGWFDSAASWTVNLIMALPAMVVLLASRAILGSTVWVLMVVLGVLVAPAFFRLVRGIVAGVRNELYVDAARVSGLSDTRIVARHIVVVVRAPIIIQVALVSGIAIGLQAGLEFLGIGSGDVPTWGAMLNEAFKNIQRAPLLLAWPGLALGLTSGALVLLAAALRDALEDTRPAARKVAPAEVPAEAPTAPTEAVAAEAAATEAAAAVAAEAQAASGREPRGGLLSVRDLAVAYPGREVVHGVDLDVRAGEIVGLVGESGSGKTQTAFAVLGILPETGRIARGSVTIEGTEIVGLPERRHRALRGTVVAYVPQEPMSNLDPAFTIGSQLAGPIRHKLGLSRAQARARVLELLAQVEIADPERAFRSYPHEISGGMAQRVLIAGAVSCDPKLLIADEPTTALDVRVQAEVLGLLRRLQRERDLGVLLVTHNLGVVADLCDRVAVMREGRVVETGPAAQVLSSPADPYTRKLLGAVLEVS, encoded by the coding sequence ATGACCACGCTCGCCCGCACGCTGCGGCATCCGCTCGGGCTCGTCTCCGCGCTGGCCCTGGCCGCGATCCTGCTGGCGGTGCTGTTCGCGCCCGCGCTCAGCCCGCAACCCCCGGACGTCTCCAGCCTCCGGGACGCCTTCGCCGGGCCGTCGGCGGGCCATCCGCTCGGCTTCGACTCCGCCGGCCGGGACATCCTGGCGCGGCTGCTGCACGGCGGCCGCAACACGCTCGGCGGCGCGGCGCTGGCTCTGGCCGTCGCGCTCGCCCTCGGCGTGCCGGCGGGCCTGCTGGCCGGCTACTACGGCGGCTGGTTCGACTCGGCGGCGAGCTGGACCGTCAACCTGATCATGGCGCTGCCCGCCATGGTGGTGCTGCTCGCCTCCCGGGCCATCCTCGGCTCGACCGTGTGGGTGCTCATGGTGGTGCTGGGCGTCCTCGTCGCGCCCGCGTTCTTCCGCCTGGTACGCGGCATCGTCGCGGGGGTGCGCAACGAGCTGTACGTGGACGCCGCCCGGGTGTCGGGGCTCAGCGACACCAGGATCGTGGCCCGGCACATCGTGGTCGTGGTCCGCGCGCCGATCATCATCCAGGTCGCGCTCGTCTCCGGGATCGCCATCGGGCTGCAGGCGGGGCTGGAGTTCCTCGGCATCGGCAGCGGTGACGTGCCGACGTGGGGCGCGATGCTGAACGAGGCGTTCAAGAACATCCAGCGGGCACCGCTGCTGCTGGCCTGGCCCGGCCTCGCGCTCGGCCTCACCAGCGGCGCGCTGGTGCTGCTCGCCGCCGCGCTGCGCGACGCCCTGGAGGACACCCGTCCCGCCGCACGCAAGGTGGCGCCGGCAGAGGTGCCGGCAGAGGCACCGACAGCGCCGACAGAGGCAGTGGCGGCAGAGGCAGCGGCGACAGAGGCAGCGGCGGCAGTGGCGGCGGAGGCGCAGGCAGCGTCGGGGCGCGAGCCGCGCGGCGGGCTGCTGTCCGTGCGGGACCTGGCCGTCGCCTATCCGGGGCGCGAGGTCGTCCACGGCGTGGACCTCGACGTACGGGCGGGCGAGATCGTCGGGCTGGTCGGCGAGTCAGGATCGGGCAAGACGCAGACCGCGTTCGCCGTCCTCGGCATCCTGCCCGAGACCGGCAGGATCGCGCGCGGCAGCGTGACGATCGAGGGTACGGAGATCGTCGGCCTGCCCGAACGCCGGCACCGGGCGCTGCGCGGCACCGTCGTCGCGTACGTCCCCCAGGAGCCCATGAGCAACCTCGACCCCGCTTTCACGATCGGCAGCCAGCTCGCCGGGCCCATCCGCCACAAGCTGGGCCTGAGCAGGGCGCAGGCCCGCGCCCGCGTGCTGGAGCTGCTGGCGCAGGTGGAGATCGCCGACCCGGAGCGGGCCTTCCGCTCCTACCCGCACGAGATCTCCGGCGGCATGGCCCAGCGGGTGCTCATCGCGGGCGCCGTGTCGTGCGACCCGAAGCTGCTCATCGCCGACGAGCCCACGACCGCGCTCGACGTCAGGGTGCAGGCCGAGGTACTCGGCCTGCTGCGCAGGCTGCAGCGCGAACGCGACCTCGGCGTCCTGCTCGTCACCCACAACCTGGGCGTCGTCGCCGACCTGTGCGACCGGGTCGCCGTCATGCGCGAGGGCCGCGTCGTCGAGACCGGCCCGGCCGCGCAGGTGCTGAGCTCCCCGGCAGACCCCTACACCCGCAAGCTGCTCGGCGCAGTGCTGGAGGTTTCTTGA
- a CDS encoding ABC transporter permease: MLGFVLRRSAAGLLLVLVISFLSYTLLSIPDLDVGRQLLGQSASQDLVDAKNAALGLDRPVLVQYLDWLAHAVRGDLGTSWFTSEDVVRAIANRLPVTISLMAGVTLVTTVAAFLLGVWAGVRRGAVDRFVQVFSVLGYALPNFLVTLVIVLVFAVRLRWFPAIGYVGIGESFTGWLSTVLLPVLSLSVGSVAGVAQQVRSSVIEVLRQDYVRTLRARGLPPSRIVLKHVLRNASAPALAVLGMQFVGLLGGAVLVEQIFGLPGIGSMTVTYTTRGDIPIIMALVMLTVVGVIAVNLVVDVLIGWLNPKARLG, encoded by the coding sequence ATGCTCGGCTTCGTCCTGCGCAGGAGCGCGGCCGGGCTGCTGCTCGTGCTCGTGATCTCCTTCCTGTCCTACACGCTGCTGTCGATCCCGGATCTCGACGTGGGCAGGCAACTGCTGGGGCAGAGCGCGTCCCAGGACCTGGTGGACGCCAAGAACGCCGCGCTCGGCCTGGACCGGCCCGTCCTCGTGCAGTACCTGGACTGGCTCGCCCACGCCGTCCGCGGCGACCTCGGCACGTCCTGGTTCACCAGCGAGGACGTGGTCCGCGCGATCGCCAACCGGCTGCCGGTCACGATCAGCCTCATGGCCGGGGTCACGCTCGTCACGACCGTGGCCGCGTTCCTGCTGGGCGTCTGGGCGGGGGTGCGGCGCGGCGCGGTGGACCGGTTCGTCCAGGTCTTCTCCGTGCTCGGCTACGCGCTGCCGAACTTCCTGGTCACGCTGGTCATCGTGCTCGTCTTCGCGGTGCGGCTGCGGTGGTTCCCCGCCATCGGGTACGTCGGGATCGGCGAGTCCTTCACCGGGTGGCTGTCCACGGTGCTGCTGCCCGTGCTCTCCCTGTCCGTCGGGTCCGTCGCCGGGGTGGCGCAGCAGGTCAGGAGCTCGGTGATCGAGGTGCTGCGGCAGGACTACGTACGGACGCTGCGGGCCAGGGGGCTGCCGCCGTCGCGCATCGTCCTCAAGCACGTGCTGCGCAACGCCTCCGCCCCGGCGCTGGCGGTGCTCGGCATGCAGTTCGTCGGCCTGCTCGGCGGCGCCGTGCTGGTCGAGCAGATCTTCGGGCTGCCGGGCATCGGCAGCATGACCGTCACCTACACCACCAGGGGCGACATCCCGATCATCATGGCGCTGGTCATGCTCACCGTGGTCGGCGTGATCGCCGTCAACCTCGTCGTCGACGTCCTCATCGGCTGGCTCAACCCGAAGGCGAGGCTCGGATGA
- a CDS encoding ABC transporter substrate-binding protein: MKRSATAALLVTASLIAGCSGSGDGGTAGGAPTTLNIATMTLPQSLDPKDANGSALPFFQAVYDTLIKREPDGTYSPMLATAWSYDDKLTRLSLTLRGDVKFDDGTPFDAEAVKANMERFRKGGGAQAKTLNDVTSIEVVDPTHVTLVLGKPNPAMLYYLSDAAGLMANPKDFAQDDTLKTRPGGTGPYELDAGQTVIGTKWVFTRAANYWGSRLPYDTIAISYFDNETAIVNGIKTGQLDAALIQDADQQISVESDPEVKTVKQEFDFQGMFLFDRAGMVTPELRDPRVRQALNHAIDRPTMLAKIRQGRGAVTSQVFGPATAAYKPELDTYYTFDQAKARALLKEAGHESGFTLKLPRIPAIVSDALAASLQTDLGAVGVKVVWDDLDPGSAVQRIFKDRAYSAMVMNMGQSSADWVAVGEVVLPGAFNMFGYTDDTVKKLLPKIQGSSAQDATADLQALNEHLVTDGWFMPFYRMTYLHVSDGSVTIKPQDGMAVPAIYNYAPAQ; the protein is encoded by the coding sequence ATGAAGAGATCCGCCACCGCAGCCCTCCTCGTCACCGCGAGCCTGATCGCCGGCTGTTCCGGCTCCGGCGACGGCGGTACGGCGGGCGGCGCACCCACGACCCTGAACATCGCGACGATGACCCTGCCGCAGAGCCTCGACCCCAAGGACGCCAACGGCAGCGCGCTGCCGTTCTTCCAGGCGGTCTACGACACGCTGATCAAGCGGGAGCCCGACGGTACGTACAGCCCGATGCTGGCCACCGCGTGGTCCTACGACGACAAGCTGACGCGGCTGAGCCTCACCCTGCGCGGCGACGTGAAGTTCGACGACGGCACGCCGTTCGACGCCGAGGCCGTCAAGGCGAACATGGAGCGCTTCCGCAAGGGCGGCGGCGCCCAGGCCAAGACCCTCAACGACGTCACCTCCATCGAGGTCGTCGATCCCACCCACGTCACGCTCGTCCTCGGCAAGCCGAACCCGGCCATGCTGTACTACCTGAGCGACGCCGCCGGCCTCATGGCCAACCCGAAGGACTTCGCCCAGGACGACACGCTGAAGACCAGGCCGGGCGGCACCGGCCCGTACGAGCTGGACGCGGGCCAGACCGTCATCGGCACCAAGTGGGTGTTCACCCGCGCCGCGAACTACTGGGGGAGCAGGCTCCCGTACGACACGATCGCCATCAGCTACTTCGACAACGAGACCGCGATCGTCAACGGCATCAAGACGGGCCAGCTCGACGCCGCTCTCATCCAGGACGCCGACCAGCAGATCAGCGTCGAGAGCGACCCCGAGGTGAAGACGGTCAAGCAGGAGTTCGACTTCCAGGGCATGTTCCTGTTCGACCGGGCCGGGATGGTCACGCCAGAGCTGCGCGACCCCCGCGTTCGGCAGGCGCTGAACCACGCGATCGACCGCCCGACCATGCTGGCCAAGATCCGCCAGGGCCGTGGCGCCGTGACCAGCCAGGTGTTCGGCCCCGCCACGGCCGCCTACAAGCCGGAGCTGGACACGTACTACACCTTCGACCAGGCCAAGGCCCGCGCGCTGCTCAAGGAGGCCGGGCACGAGAGCGGCTTCACGCTGAAGCTGCCGCGCATCCCGGCCATCGTCTCCGACGCGCTGGCCGCCTCGCTGCAGACCGATCTGGGCGCGGTCGGCGTGAAGGTGGTCTGGGACGACCTCGACCCCGGCTCCGCCGTCCAGCGCATCTTCAAGGACCGCGCCTACTCCGCCATGGTCATGAACATGGGCCAGTCGTCCGCCGACTGGGTCGCGGTCGGCGAGGTCGTGCTGCCCGGCGCCTTCAACATGTTCGGCTACACCGACGACACCGTGAAGAAGCTGCTGCCCAAGATCCAGGGCAGCTCCGCGCAGGACGCCACGGCCGACCTCCAGGCGCTCAACGAGCACCTCGTCACCGACGGCTGGTTCATGCCCTTCTACCGGATGACGTACCTGCACGTATCGGACGGAAGCGTGACGATCAAGCCGCAGGACGGCATGGCGGTGCCCGCCATCTACAACTACGCGCCCGCGCAGTGA
- a CDS encoding TetR/AcrR family transcriptional regulator translates to MSEPTPRRGSKGERTRARILDSATELFSRSGFHAVSLRDIAAHAGLTHAGLLHHFPGKESLLIEVLSRRDEVDGELMHGRDVELSPEELLDRIVAQVARNMGTPGLVGLYVKISGEAADPGHPAHDYFVKRYRRLRRQAAWLLGILFARSTPPLPHDPGAVAQQLIALIDGLQTQWLLDPDQVDMRAAVITFLRQLDLDPKP, encoded by the coding sequence GTGAGCGAACCGACGCCACGCCGAGGGAGCAAGGGCGAGCGCACCCGCGCGCGCATCCTCGACTCCGCCACAGAGCTGTTCTCGCGCTCCGGCTTCCACGCCGTGTCGCTGCGGGACATCGCCGCGCACGCCGGGCTCACCCACGCCGGCCTGCTGCACCACTTCCCCGGCAAGGAGAGCCTGCTCATCGAGGTGCTCAGCCGCCGCGACGAGGTGGACGGCGAGCTGATGCACGGGCGCGACGTCGAGCTGTCACCGGAGGAGCTGCTCGACCGCATCGTCGCCCAGGTGGCCAGGAACATGGGCACCCCCGGCCTCGTCGGGCTCTACGTCAAGATCTCCGGGGAGGCGGCCGACCCCGGTCACCCGGCGCACGACTACTTCGTCAAGCGTTACCGCAGGCTGCGGCGGCAGGCGGCGTGGCTGCTCGGCATCCTGTTCGCGCGCTCCACGCCGCCGCTGCCGCACGACCCCGGCGCGGTCGCCCAGCAGCTCATCGCGCTGATCGACGGCCTGCAGACGCAGTGGCTGCTCGACCCCGACCAGGTGGACATGCGGGCCGCGGTGATCACGTTCCTGAGGCAGCTCGACCTGGACCCCAAACCCTGA
- a CDS encoding glycoside hydrolase family 3 C-terminal domain-containing protein — MKLTLAEKASLTSGSGTWHTTAVRDVVPALTLSDGPHGIRRQGGGSSGDALGLRDSVPATCFPPAVALGSSWDPALARRVGAALAAEAVALGVDVVLGPGVNIKRSPLCGRNFEYFSEDPHLTGVMGAAVVTGIQSLGVGACVKHFAVNNQETDRMRVSADVDERTLREIYLPAFEHIVREAGPYAVMCAYNRVNGVHASQHRWLLTEVLRGEWGFDGVVMSDWGAVNDRVAALEAGLDLEMPPTGTDEEIEAAVRSGRLPESVLDVAVERLLRLADRVRTRPRPAHQGAAGPDAAGPDAAGSDAAGSDAAGPDAAGPDAAGWEVAAHHELAREAARASAVLLKNDGVLPLAPGLRVAVLGEQARSPRYQGHGSSHVVPTRLDSALDALRTAMDVTFAPGYRLDGEPDPDLEREAVETAAAADVAVVFLGLPDAAESEGYDRTHLDLPTTQVALLRQVAAAGPKVVVVLSNGGVVSVAGWQEHASAVLEGWLLGQAGGAALADLLLGTHSPSGRLTETIPLRLEDVPCHLHFPGSDGHVLYGEGRYVGYRHHDTLGTEVAYPFGHGLTYSSFAYSGLEVRETGTNEWLVEFTVTNTGERAAQEVAQLYVAFEEERPTRPRHTLRGFAKVGLEPGASERVRLPLTGRDLAQWSVERGGWRIDPGAFVVEVGASSRDLRLRAEVSTPGDGHVAELTPMSTLGEWLAHPVGGRVLKERLGGAPGLAEVDPALMGLALGIPLIKFRTFGLGLTAQAVADLVATVRAESLTSTS, encoded by the coding sequence ATGAAACTCACCCTGGCGGAGAAGGCGTCGCTCACCTCCGGCAGCGGCACCTGGCACACCACGGCGGTCCGCGACGTGGTGCCCGCGCTGACGCTCTCCGACGGCCCGCACGGCATCCGCCGCCAGGGCGGCGGCTCCTCCGGCGACGCGCTGGGCCTGCGCGACAGCGTGCCCGCCACGTGCTTCCCGCCCGCCGTCGCGCTCGGCTCCTCCTGGGACCCCGCGCTCGCCCGCCGCGTGGGCGCCGCCCTGGCGGCGGAGGCCGTCGCGCTCGGGGTGGACGTCGTGCTCGGGCCCGGGGTGAACATCAAGCGCTCGCCGCTGTGCGGGCGCAACTTCGAGTACTTCTCCGAGGACCCGCACCTGACCGGGGTGATGGGGGCGGCCGTGGTGACCGGCATCCAGTCGCTCGGGGTCGGGGCGTGCGTGAAGCACTTCGCGGTCAACAACCAGGAGACCGACCGGATGCGCGTCAGCGCGGACGTGGACGAGCGGACGCTGCGCGAGATCTACCTGCCCGCCTTCGAGCACATCGTGCGGGAGGCGGGGCCGTACGCGGTGATGTGCGCCTACAACCGGGTCAACGGCGTGCACGCCAGCCAGCACCGGTGGTTGCTGACCGAGGTGCTGCGCGGGGAGTGGGGGTTCGACGGGGTGGTGATGTCCGACTGGGGCGCGGTCAACGATCGGGTGGCGGCGCTGGAGGCGGGGCTCGACCTGGAGATGCCGCCCACGGGCACCGACGAGGAGATCGAGGCGGCGGTGCGCTCGGGCCGCCTGCCGGAGTCCGTTCTGGACGTGGCGGTCGAGCGGCTGCTCCGGCTGGCCGATCGCGTCCGCACCCGCCCCCGGCCCGCCCACCAGGGTGCGGCGGGCCCGGACGCGGCAGGCCCGGACGCGGCAGGCTCGGATGCCGCAGGCTCGGATGCCGCAGGCCCGGATGCCGCAGGCCCGGATGCGGCGGGCTGGGAGGTGGCGGCTCATCATGAGCTGGCTCGTGAGGCCGCCCGGGCCTCGGCCGTGCTGCTGAAGAACGACGGGGTGCTGCCGCTGGCCCCCGGGCTGCGCGTCGCGGTGCTCGGCGAGCAGGCCCGCAGCCCGCGCTACCAGGGCCACGGCAGCTCCCACGTGGTGCCGACCAGGCTGGACAGCGCCCTGGACGCGCTGCGTACGGCGATGGACGTGACGTTCGCGCCCGGCTACCGGCTCGACGGCGAGCCCGACCCCGACCTGGAGCGCGAGGCCGTCGAGACGGCCGCCGCCGCCGACGTGGCGGTCGTCTTCCTCGGCCTGCCGGACGCCGCCGAGTCCGAGGGCTACGACCGCACGCACCTCGACCTGCCCACCACCCAGGTCGCGTTGCTGCGCCAGGTGGCCGCGGCCGGCCCGAAGGTCGTCGTCGTGCTCTCCAACGGGGGCGTGGTCTCGGTCGCCGGGTGGCAGGAGCACGCCTCCGCCGTGCTGGAGGGCTGGCTGCTCGGCCAGGCGGGCGGCGCCGCGCTGGCCGACCTGCTGCTCGGCACGCACAGCCCGTCCGGACGGCTCACCGAGACGATCCCGCTGCGCCTGGAGGACGTGCCCTGCCACCTGCACTTCCCCGGCTCGGACGGGCACGTGCTGTACGGCGAGGGCCGCTACGTCGGCTACCGGCACCACGACACGCTCGGCACCGAGGTGGCCTACCCGTTCGGGCACGGGCTCACCTACTCCAGCTTCGCCTACTCCGGCCTGGAGGTCCGCGAGACCGGCACGAACGAGTGGCTCGTCGAGTTCACCGTCACCAACACCGGCGAGCGCGCCGCCCAGGAGGTCGCGCAGCTCTACGTGGCCTTCGAGGAGGAGCGGCCCACCCGCCCCCGCCACACGCTGCGCGGCTTCGCCAAGGTCGGCCTGGAGCCGGGCGCGAGCGAGCGGGTGCGGCTGCCGCTCACCGGGCGGGACCTGGCCCAGTGGTCGGTGGAGCGCGGCGGCTGGCGGATCGACCCCGGCGCCTTCGTCGTCGAGGTGGGCGCCTCCTCTCGCGACCTCCGCCTGCGGGCCGAGGTGAGCACGCCGGGCGACGGCCACGTGGCCGAGCTGACCCCGATGTCCACGCTGGGCGAGTGGCTGGCGCATCCGGTGGGCGGGCGCGTGCTGAAGGAGCGGCTGGGCGGGGCGCCGGGCCTGGCCGAGGTGGACCCGGCGCTGATGGGGCTGGCGCTGGGCATCCCGCTGATCAAGTTCCGCACGTTCGGGCTGGGGCTGACGGCGCAGGCCGTGGCCGACCTGGTCGCCACGGTCCGCGCCGAGTCACTGACCTCGACGTCCTAG